In Planococcus sp. MB-3u-03, the DNA window CGACTCGAATCTATTGATGCAGCTGCGCCAGATGATTGAAGAAGCGGAAGACGCCGATTGGACGCTGAAAGACATGCTGTTCCATAATGTGCCGGACGTCATGCTCGAAGAACCGGGCGAAGAAGATGATCCGCTCGTCGAGTTTCATTTGAATAAATCTTTGAAGGTCCTGCTCGATAAATTGCTCGATAAACGCGATTTGCCGGAAACGCCATTGCCGGAGAACTTGAAGACCGAATTGCGCCCTTACCAGAAGACGGGCTTTGATTATTTAACCTTCATGCGCGAGGAAGGCTTCGGTTTATGCCTTGCAGATGACATGGGGCTTGGCAAGACCGTGCAATTGATCGCCTATTTGCTTCACGTGCACAGCGAAAAGCCGAAACAGCCGTCGCTTATCATTTGCCCGACTTCGGTCCTCGGCAACTGGCAAAAGGAATTGGAGCGTTTTGCGCCTGATTTGAAAGTCGCAACGCATTACGGCAGCAACCGCCCGAAAGGCCAAGCCTTCTTGGACTCGCTTGCGGCTGAACAGCCGGACGTGGTGCTGTCGACATACGGCATCGCTTCGTCCGACAGCGTCGAAATCCAATCGATCACATGGACGAGCATCACGCTCGATGAAGCGCAAAACATCAAGAATATGTATACGAAACAATCGCGGACGATCCGCAAGTTCAAAGGGCAGCATCACATCGCCCTGACCGGGACGCCGATCGAGAACCGCTTGTCTGAACTATGGTCGATCTTCGATTTCATCAATAAAGGCTACCTGTACCGCATCAAGCAGTTCAGGAAGCCTTTATGGTACCGATTGAACGGGATGATTCCGAACAGGCCAAAGAAAAGCTGCGGCAGCGCATTCAGCCATTTCTTTTGCGCCGGACGAAAAAAGATCCCGAACTGCAGCTCAATTTACCGGAAAAGCTGGAGCAATTGGAATATTGCCCACTGACGCCGGAACAAGCCGCGCTGTATGAGGGGCTTGTCCAGGATACGGTGCAGAAGATGGGGACGCTCACAGGCTTCGAGAAAAAAGGCCTCGTCCTGAAAATGCTCAGCAAGCTGAAACAGCTGTGCAATCACCCGTCCCTTTATTTGAAAGAGCCGTATACGACCGCAGACGAGTTATTGCCTCGCTCCCAGAAACTCGAGCGTATCGTGACACTTGCGGGGGAAATCGCGGAACGCGGGGAGCAATGCTTGATCTTTACGCAGTACATCGGAATGGGCCATCTGCTGCAGCAGGCACTGAATGAATTATACGGGCATGAAGTGCCGTTTTTAACCGGCCATATGCCGAAAAACCAACGTGATTCACTTGTCGCTGCATTCCAGAATGGCGAATTCCCGATATTCATCCTATCCTTGAAAGCGGGTGGAACCGGGCTCAACTTGACGGCCGCTACGCATGTGCTGCATGCAGACCGCTGGTGGAACCCGGCCGTGGAAAACCAGGCGACCGACCGTGCTTACCGCATCGGCCAGACCCAGTTTGTCCACGTCCATAAGTTTGTGACAATCGGGACGATTGAAGAGAAAATCGATTCACTGCTTACGCAGAAGCAGTCGATGTCGGACCAGTTTATCCAATCGAGCCAGTGGATGACGGAACTGTCCGATGACGAACTGAAAGAATTGTTCACGTATAGCTTCTAAAAAATCCGGCCAGGACCCCACCTGGCCGGATTTTTTCTTTTGGACAGCGATCATCAGTTTTTCTCGCCTGTGGCGAAGACCCGTTTCAGTTCTGACAGCTCCCGCTCCGCTTCAATCATTCGCTGATGAAGCGAAGCGGTCAGTTTGATCAATTGCTCCATATGGACTTCCAATTGGAGCTGAAGTTCTTTCGGCATTCCACTTGCCTCCTTATGCTTCAACTGTTCACCTGCTCAGTTTCGGGCGGCTGAAAATCGAACTCCGCATTAGAATCCGTTTCCGTCCGCTTGGGGATAAGATCGTCTGAGGGCTTTCGTTTATCGAGGAAACGTACTTGGTCGCCGATTACTTCCGTTACATAAACACGGGAGCCATCTTCCTTATCGTAATGGCGTGATTGGATTCTTCCCGTAATGGCGACTTGCGAGCCTTTCATGCAATACTTGGCAACGTTTTGGGCTGTCCGCCCCCAGGTGGAGCAAAGGACGTAATCGCTTTCGATTTCACCACGCTGATTTCTGAAGTTGCGGGAAATGGCCACGACGAAGGTAGTATGTACGCGCCCTTCCCCCAGCACCCGCATCGACGGGTCTTTCGTTAATCGTCCTACAATGCCTACTTGATTCATTGACTTCACCCCCTGCCAGACAGGCCGATTCAGCTGCTGGCTTGTGGCCTGCCTGCTGTCCTGCCGGTAATGAAAGCATACTAATACCGCTATTTCCTTGGCAATGTGGGAAATCGCGGATTTGAAAGGATTTCGGGCATCATTTGCGGGATTTTGAAAAGGGCGAAAAATTTTTTTGGACATACTGCTGCGTAAATTATAGTGTTTCTTGAATAGCAGGCTTATTTACAAAATCGCCATTTTGTTGCAATGCATTTTTTTCCATAGACATTCGCCGGGCATTTCCCCGCTATGCTATACTGAAACAAAGCTTTATCTGGAGGGAATTGCATGAAAACCTTTAAAATGCTGTCGCTCGCCGTTGTAGACGGAGAACAACTTGTAGACTACCCGCTCCATGACGGCCTGATCATCAACCAGGAAAATTCCCAGCGTTCATGGGTTCTTGAACTGCTGGTGGACGAAAAGCATGAAGCTGTTTTTCTCGATATGAAACAAAGCGGTAAAGTACATGATGTCAAAGTCGTCATTTCCTACCCAGGAAACGAACCCGCGACGTTTGAAGTGATTATCCATGCCGTCAAGCCGATCGGCGGACATGTCTCTGTGCTGATGAAAGGGACCTTGAAACGCGCACGCCGCAAATACGCCGAGACTTTGTTGTCGGAGCTATTGGAAGACGGGCTTGAAGGAGAGGAACTGCTGGAGCGTTTTGAAAGCGATATGCGGGAACGGCCGGTATTGCGAAAAGACGAAAGTAAATCCACATAATAAAACTGCCTCCCGCGGCCGAATTGGCTGCGGGAGGCAGTTTTGGTTTCGATTTTATTTTTCCTGAACTGGCCCAAGCGCGAATAAAATGTCGCATTCACAAGCGATTTCGCCGTCTACCGTCGCAATGGCATGGCCTTTGCCCATAGAACCGCGCAGGCGCGTCAACTCCACTTCCAAGCGCAATTGGTCACCTGGCGTGACTTGGCGCTTGAAACGGCAATTATCGATGCCTGTGAAGAAGGCTAGGCGGCCCTTGTTTTCTTCCATCTGAAGAACGGCGGCTGCCCCGACCTGTGCCAGCGCCTCGACGATCAAGACACCCGGCATTACAGGGTAACCCGGAAAATGGCCGTTAAAGAAATCTTCATTAGCGGTAACGTTTTTCAACCCGACCGCTTTTTTCCCCGCTTCGATTTCAACGATTCGATCGACCATCAAAAAAGGATAACGGTGAGGCAAAATTGCCTGTACTTGTTCTGTCGTCAACATAAATTCCATTCCCTTCTACACTCTCTGCTTGTCTTCCATCAGGCTTTATCGCTTCCTGATCAAGTGACACCGCGCATGATATCAAAGATATGCTGCCACGTTTCCCATTTTAGTGCATCTCCTGCATTGCCATCTCCGATGACACCGTATCCGATCATAGCGCCCAGTGCTGCCATAACGACGAGAAGCGCGATGACCAGGAGGATGCGCAGCCAAATCGGAAACATGCGGATTTGCACCCAGCGCGTTTTCTTTTGTGGCTTTTCGGTTTGCGTATTCGGTTTATCTGGCTGAGTCGAGCCAGCTTTTCGTGATTGTGCCATTGCTATGTCAACCTTTCCTCTTTAAATGCCCAATGCCATACAAGTTTCTTCACTATCTGCCATTATACTAAAAAGCGTGGGCTGTGAAACAAAAATTTGAATTTTATCTCCTGGAACGGAAAATATCCTGTTTTGCTTCAAGCATTTTCCCGGTTCCAAGAACGACGCATTCTTTCGGATGTTCCGCAATGGCGACCGGAATGCCGAGACGCTCTGACAGCAGCCGGTCCAATCCGCCCAGCAAAGCACCCCCG includes these proteins:
- a CDS encoding DEAD/DEAH box helicase, with the protein product MLSKLKQLCNHPSLYLKEPYTTADELLPRSQKLERIVTLAGEIAERGEQCLIFTQYIGMGHLLQQALNELYGHEVPFLTGHMPKNQRDSLVAAFQNGEFPIFILSLKAGGTGLNLTAATHVLHADRWWNPAVENQATDRAYRIGQTQFVHVHKFVTIGTIEEKIDSLLTQKQSMSDQFIQSSQWMTELSDDELKELFTYSF
- a CDS encoding single-stranded DNA-binding protein — its product is MNQVGIVGRLTKDPSMRVLGEGRVHTTFVVAISRNFRNQRGEIESDYVLCSTWGRTAQNVAKYCMKGSQVAITGRIQSRHYDKEDGSRVYVTEVIGDQVRFLDKRKPSDDLIPKRTETDSNAEFDFQPPETEQVNS
- a CDS encoding YwpF family protein; this translates as MKTFKMLSLAVVDGEQLVDYPLHDGLIINQENSQRSWVLELLVDEKHEAVFLDMKQSGKVHDVKVVISYPGNEPATFEVIIHAVKPIGGHVSVLMKGTLKRARRKYAETLLSELLEDGLEGEELLERFESDMRERPVLRKDESKST
- the fabZ gene encoding 3-hydroxyacyl-ACP dehydratase FabZ, coding for MLTTEQVQAILPHRYPFLMVDRIVEIEAGKKAVGLKNVTANEDFFNGHFPGYPVMPGVLIVEALAQVGAAAVLQMEENKGRLAFFTGIDNCRFKRQVTPGDQLRLEVELTRLRGSMGKGHAIATVDGEIACECDILFALGPVQEK
- a CDS encoding DNA-directed RNA polymerase subunit beta, producing MAQSRKAGSTQPDKPNTQTEKPQKKTRWVQIRMFPIWLRILLVIALLVVMAALGAMIGYGVIGDGNAGDALKWETWQHIFDIMRGVT